The DNA window TAAACCATGAATCCGGTGCTGCTCCATGCCAGTGCTTTACACCGGCAGGAATATTGATGCAGTCACCCGGCTTCATGAGAGTTGCATCCTTGCCCCATTCCTGATAATATCCCCGTCCGGCTACACAGACTAAAATCTGTCCGCCGCCATTGTCCGCATGATGGATATGCCAATTGTTACGGCAGCCCGGCTCAAATGTTACATTATAGATTCCCACCTGATCGATTGAAACTGGTGCAAGATAGCTTTGTCCGACAAAATACTGAGCAAAAGCATCGTTTGGCTCACCAATTGGAAATATCATTTGCGCAGCATGGGCGGACCTCGCATCCTCAGCCGAAGTTCCCTTTGCAGATAATTCGTCCGTCCATACTTCCTTTGCCATATGAAACACAGCCCAGCCCTTTGGCCATCCTGCATAAAATGCCACATGGGTGATTACCGCAGCGATCTCTTTTCTTGTCACTCCGTGATTTTTTGCATTTTCCAGATGATATTTGAGTGAGGAATCCGTCACACCCGAAGACATCAGTGCAACCACTGTAATGATGCTCCTCGTCTTTAAATCAATATCCTCATTATTCCAATTCTCGCCAAAGAGCACATCGTCATTAAAATGTGCAAATTCTGGTGCAAATCCGGAAAGTGCATCCCTACCTGCTGTCTGTACTATTTTTCCCATAATCAAAAATCTCCTTTTCTACACTACATTTCCTGCTTTTTGTTTCCCATTCTGCGCCATGACACCAACCAGCGCATGTGGAACATACATCTCCTCCAGATAGGAAATTTCATCCGCTGTCAATTCCAAATCTACAGCTTTTGCCGCCCCGTCTGCATGAGAAAATTTTGTTGCTCCCACCACTGGAGAAGTAACCTTTGTCAATAGCCACGCCAACGAAATTTCCGTCATGGAAACATTCCTCTTATCCGCAAGCTCTGCTACTCTGGCAATGATTCGTGCATCCGCTTCTGCTGTGGCATCATACTTAAATTTTGCATATGCGTCTTCTTCCAGACGCTTTGATGTCTCACCCGGACGCTTTGAGAGTCTGCCGCCTGCAAGTGAACTGTATGGCGTCATTGCAATATTTTCCGAATAGCAGAACGGTGCCATTTCCCGTTCTTCTTCTCTTGCAATCAGATTATAATGCCCCTGAATCGAAATAAACTCTGTCATTGCGTTTTCTCTTGCATAGTAATTTGCCTTGGCAAGCTGCCATGCAAAGCAGTTGGATATACCGATATATCTGGCTTTGCCAGCCTTCACAACCCTATTAAGTCCATCCATGATTTCCTCCATAGGGGTATGATAATCCCACATATGATAGATATAAAGATCCACATAGTCCATACCGAGATTGCTAAGACTCTGATTCAGGTAATTTTCTATATGTTTCTGTCCGCTCATGCCGCCGTCAATTTCTTCCTGCGTTCTCGGTGTGAATTTCGTTGCAATCACATAATCATCACGCTTTGCAAAATCACGAAGTGCTTTTCCGACATACTGCTCGCTTGTACCATTCTGATATGCGATTGCCGTATCATAAAAATTGATACCAAGGTCAAGTCCATGTTTAATGATTTCTCTCGTCTGCGCCTCATCTAATGTCCAGCTGTGCTGTCCGATAGACGCATTTCCAAAACCCATACATCCCATGCAGATGCGGGATACATTTAAATCCGACTTTCCAAGTTTTTCATACTTCATAAAGACACCTCCCGAATTAAAGACTTTCAAGCAGTTTCTTCATCTTATCAACATCACTGCTGCTCCTAACAAGATAGCCCTCTTTGATTTCAGCCCCTGACGAAACAGACGCTTTCAATCCATCCACTGTTTTTCCAAACCCACTACCGCCAGATGTAGCAAACAGTACAATTTTCTTTCCGGTAAAATCATAACTTTCCAGAAAACTGTTGATGATGGTTGGCGCAACATACCACCAGATCGGGAAGTAAAATGTAGCCAGTTCCCCTCATGCGTTGATTTTACTGGGTTTAACTGTATACAAAACTGTGTTTACTGTTACTATCTTTCATTCTTTTCCAAAATAGCTTTGAAGCATAGGCCACATTATTTTCATATATGACACAAAGCTCAGCTCTACTTGTGCTTCATTAAACCATCCAACCATAAAGCTATTTATCTCTTCAAATAATACTTTTGAAAGTTTCTGAATAATAATTGTGTTATCCACTTCTTCAGTATAATCTTTCGCATACATTTTACATATAGAACGCACTCCAAAATAATTATATAGCACACCTACCGTTGTTTTTAATGCTTCAATATCTCTTGGAAAATCTGTTCTATTCATCATATTCACTACTAATTGATGTCTTGAGTTTAGGTAATTCCTAACTGTACTATTACCTATTTCAACATCAACTGTAAATGAAAAATCTTGAGTTTGTATACTATCTGCTCCTAACATTATCATCAATTCAACTTGTGCTGCATGATATTCTGTATAACCAGACAAAGCCATATATTTCCAAGAATCTTGCTTTGCATACATTTCCGTATCTAAAATATGCGTAAATTCATGAAACACAATATACCTTGGTATTTCCGAACTTTTGCATATCCTTAATATATGTTCATCTGTTTTCGTATTATAGTAAGCTTGGGCGGCTGAAGCGAATCCTGCTGCATCGCTTTCCTCAACATTAATTTCAAAAAAATCTATCTTATACTGTGGTAATTTCTCAATTTCCATAAACTCAATATATTCTTTTTCATATTCTTTAATTAAATTTTTAATTTGTATTTCTGTCATATTGTTTTATACCTCATATCAAAGTTAGCATTTCACTTTTAGTATACCATAAAACAATCCCATTCTCATTCTATATATTTTATCCTCAACGATGAAAAGATGTGTCTGCACACATCTCTTCCATCTCATTATTTTCAATGTTATAAGTTCTTAATAAAATTCAAATCCTGTTTCCGTAATGCCTTCTGTAACTTTTCGTTCTTTCTCTTCAGTTCCTTATTTTCTCTGGTTAGAGCTGCTACCTTCTGGTTCAGCAGTTCAATCTGCTTTTCCATCGCCATGTTCAGGATTTCTCTTCTTGGATCTATCATTCCAGCCTGTTGCTCTACCGCTTGGTTCAATGTATCCCGGACGGTTGGATTTTTATAAAAGAATCCTCTCGACAATCCAGTTTTCTTCATCAGCTTTGGAACGCTGATACGTTCTTTATTTGCCAGCATATCTTGTATTGCCTGCACTGCCAGTTCAATTTTCTCTTTACTTTTTCTCTGATTTTCCTCAATCATCTTGTCGTATTTGCTCATATTCTTCACCCCATCTTGCCAGACTCATATATATGATGTCACTCATCCTCTGTCTTACTTCTCTGGTTTCGTCTGCCATTCTTTGATTGCTCATTTTCCGGTAATGCTGTACATTATTCAGTCTTTTATGCCCCAACAGTCTCGCTATCGTCCAGTCATCCAGATGCATTTCTGTAAGTTTGACGCCATAGTAGTGCCGGAACATGTGCGTTCCAAACCCGAATAATTCGCCATGATCATCTCTCAACTGCTTTTCCTGTATCATGGACATGACTTTTGTTTTTATAGCCATATACTGCATCGGGCGGTCAGGTTCTTTTTCATTAACAAATATGTATTCTGTATCACCGAACTTTTCCTGTGTATATTCAATAGAACTCTGTAACAGTTTTGCAAGTTCTTTACTGATCGGTTTTTTATATCTTTTAGTTTTAACTTGATATATTTCAATCATATCTTGGCCATTTTCTCTCGTCAGACAATCTGGTCTCAGTGTAAGGGTATCTGATATCCTAGTTCCAAGCATCTGATGTATCAGAAGACATCTTGCAATCTGTACATCCATCTGTGTAATTTCCGCATTTAGTCGTTTCATTTCATCATCAGAATACACTCTAAATTCTGCATTTACTTCCGGTGGAATATCCGTATTAATAAATAAATGCTCCAATCTTTCATAGCTGTAAATTTTTCCGATTGTCTCTTACTGTCGTCTTAATGAAATTACATAAGAACTATTCGCACTATGGGAAGTATCTTTTGTTGACAGATATATCAAAAATTCTTCCAGCACTTCTCTGTCTATTTCGCTGCAGCTTTTTATTTTGGAATACTCTTTTTGGAGATATTCTGAAAATATCCTCATTATTGTCAGTTCTCCCTGTACAGTTCCTATTGCTTCATACTGTAGATTCATATAAACAGCTTTCTTACATTCTTCCCGGATATCTGGCTGATATATTTTTCTGAAATCCAGTGTTTTTACATTATAAATTGGATTGGATCTGATTTTAATATCCAGATTTTTTAGTTCCCAGACATCTTTTTCTATCTCATCCCGTAAATCTTCTGGCTCTAAAAATTTCAGTACGTTTCTGAAATATAATATCGTCTCTGCTTCGCCATAGCTTACTGTACCATACACACTCTTCTTTTCTTTTACAATAGTTATTCCCTGTTCTAACATCCAGCCTTTTAAAAGTGATATCCATTTTTCTGGATTTCTATCTCCAAGGCTTTTGATTCTCCGATTTATTCTGCTGTTCAAAAACTTTGCAATATGATTATAAGCTGTTCG is part of the Blautia faecicola genome and encodes:
- a CDS encoding aldo/keto reductase → MKYEKLGKSDLNVSRICMGCMGFGNASIGQHSWTLDEAQTREIIKHGLDLGINFYDTAIAYQNGTSEQYVGKALRDFAKRDDYVIATKFTPRTQEEIDGGMSGQKHIENYLNQSLSNLGMDYVDLYIYHMWDYHTPMEEIMDGLNRVVKAGKARYIGISNCFAWQLAKANYYARENAMTEFISIQGHYNLIAREEEREMAPFCYSENIAMTPYSSLAGGRLSKRPGETSKRLEEDAYAKFKYDATAEADARIIARVAELADKRNVSMTEISLAWLLTKVTSPVVGATKFSHADGAAKAVDLELTADEISYLEEMYVPHALVGVMAQNGKQKAGNVV
- a CDS encoding carboxymuconolactone decarboxylase family protein, yielding MGKIVQTAGRDALSGFAPEFAHFNDDVLFGENWNNEDIDLKTRSIITVVALMSSGVTDSSLKYHLENAKNHGVTRKEIAAVITHVAFYAGWPKGWAVFHMAKEVWTDELSAKGTSAEDARSAHAAQMIFPIGEPNDAFAQYFVGQSYLAPVSIDQVGIYNVTFEPGCRNNWHIHHADNGGGQILVCVAGRGYYQEWGKDATLMKPGDCINIPAGVKHWHGAAPDSWFSHLAIEVPGENGSNEWLEALDDEQYGKLK
- a CDS encoding tyrosine-type recombinase/integrase, which codes for MKRLNAEITQMDVQIARCLLIHQMLGTRISDTLTLRPDCLTRENGQDMIEIYQVKTKRYKKPISKELAKLLQSSIEYTQEKFGDTEYIFVNEKEPDRPMQYMAIKTKVMSMIQEKQLRDDHGELFGFGTHMFRHYYGVKLTEMHLDDWTIARLLGHKRLNNVQHYRKMSNQRMADETREVRQRMSDIIYMSLARWGEEYEQIRQDD
- a CDS encoding DUF6262 family protein; translated protein: MSKYDKMIEENQRKSKEKIELAVQAIQDMLANKERISVPKLMKKTGLSRGFFYKNPTVRDTLNQAVEQQAGMIDPRREILNMAMEKQIELLNQKVAALTRENKELKRKNEKLQKALRKQDLNFIKNL